The following proteins are co-located in the Xiphophorus hellerii strain 12219 chromosome 2, Xiphophorus_hellerii-4.1, whole genome shotgun sequence genome:
- the LOC116729444 gene encoding transmembrane protein 60-like encodes MKMSLAQRVFLSWIFALVFLIMLALKLDSKIHWNWFLIFLPVWTFDTILILMQIVEMAGRCKPDFDPRDEEKSVKRRLWYLTALLLKLAFCLTLCSRLEKLTDIWVSVVCVPLWVLLGGALLELGYSVFHYRRDLNEGEKPLQNGHIVIFKIYIHLLTEDAQF; translated from the coding sequence ATGAAGATGTCCCTGGCTCAGCGAGTCTTCCTCTCCTGGATCTTCGCCCTGGTCTTCCTCATCATGCTTGCCCTCAAGCTGGACTCCAAAATCCACTGGAACTGGTTCCTGATCTTCCTCCCCGTCTGGACCTTTGACACCATCCTCATCCTCATGCAGATCGTGGAGATGGCGGGTCGCTGCAAGCCGGACTTTGACCCCAGGGACGAGGAGAAGAGCGTGAAGAGGAGGCTGTGGTACCTGACAGCCCTGCTCCTCAAGCTGGCCTTCTGTCTGACTCTGTGCTCCCGGCTGGAGAAGCTGACGGACATCTGGGTCAGTGTGGTGTGTGTCCCACTTTGGGTCCTGCTGGGTGGAGCGCTGCTGGAACTGGGATACAGTGTATTCCACTACAGGAGGGACTTGAACGAGGGGGAGAAACCCTTACAAAACGGacacattgttatttttaaaatatatattcaccTCTTAACTGAGGATGCAcagttttag